GGGCACATGTCAGGCGTCGGGCAGCGGCGGCAGGCTGCGCAGGTAGAGGATGACCGCGTCGAGATCCTCGGGCGTCATCCCGGCGAGATAGCCATAGGGCATGGGTGGCAGCATCTCGCTGCCGTCGGTCCGCTTGCCCTCCGCGATCATCGCTTTCAGCTCGGCGTCGCTGTAGCCCGCCAGACCGTCCTCGTGGCTGGTGAGGTTGGCGGCGATGGAGGTGCCCCAGGGGCCGTGGAATTCGAACCCGCCCTGTCCGAGATGCGCCGGGTCGGTCATCGGGCCTTGCGGGCCCATCGGCGAGTGACACTCCATGCAATGCGCGACCGGGCCGGCGAGATAGGCGCCGTATGCCACCGTGACGCCCTGCGGCGGCGCGGTCACGGTCTCGACCGGCGGGCCGTAAGCCGGGGGCAGGGGGATGTTGTATTCGGAAGGCGGCACCTCGTTCTCCACCGGCGCCAGCGTGCGCAGGAAGGCGACGATCGAGGCAAGATCGTCGTCGCCCAGCCCACGATACATGGCAAAGGGCATCGGCGGCCCGATCAGCGAGCCGTCGGGCCGCAGCCCCTCGCGGATCGCGCGCGCCAGCTCTGCATCGCTCCAGTCCGCGATGCGGCTCGCGGGGGTGATATTGGGCGCATAGGCCGTGAAGACCGGGTTCTTGTCGACCAGCCGTCCGGCCAGCTCCATGCCCGGCACCGGCCCGTCCGGGCCCAGCGGCGTGTGGCAATTGCCGCAGCCCGCCGGCCCCCGAACGAGATATTCGCCGCGCGCCAGATCCGGCTCTGCGGTGGCTGCCACGGCAAGGCTGCCGAGGCTGGCGACCGACGTCGCGAACGCCTTCAACTTCATGATGTGTCTCCCCTGAGAGATGCAATTAAAAGTGTAAAACAAAACAGATACGCGAAACTCATCTTATCAGCTCCGTCCCGCCTGGCGACAAAAATTGACGCAGGGTCAAGCGGCGGGCGCCGGAGCTGACAGCCGAGGAAAGACGACGATATGCCAGCCACGATCTCACGCGCCGATTATGCCGCCATGTTCGGTCCCACCACCGGGGACAGGCTGCGGCTCGCTGATACCGATCTGATCATCGAGGTCGAACGCGACCTGACCGCCGAGCTGGTGGGCGCCGCCGGTGGCGGTAACGGGCCGGTCTATGGCGAGGAGGTGAAGTTCGGCGGCGGCAAGGTGATCCGCGACGGCATGGGCCAGTCGCAGACCACCCGCGCAGACGGCGCCGTCGATACGGTGATCACCAATGCGCTGATCGTCGACCATAGCGGCATCTACAAGGCCGATGTCGGCCTGCGCGACGGGCGCATCCACAAGATCGGCAAGGCCGGCAACCCCGACACCCAGCCCGGCGTGAACATCGTCGTCGGTCCGGGCACCGAGGTCATCGCGGGCGAGGGGCGCATCCTCACCGCCGGCGGCATGGACAGCCATATCCACTTCATCTGCCCGCAGCAGATCGAGGACGCGCTGCATTCCGGCCTCACCACCATGCTGGGCGGCGGCACCGGCCCCGCGCATGGCACGCTGGCCACCACCTGCACGCCGGGCGCCTGGCATATCGGGCGGATGATGCAGGCCGCCGATGCCTTCCCGATGAACCTCGCCTTTGCCGGCAAGGGCAACGCCTCGCTGCCGCTGGCACTGGCCGAGCAGATCAAGGCCGGCGCCTGCTGTCTCAAGCTGCACGAGGACTGGGGCACCACCCCCGGCGCCATCGACACCTGCCTGAGCGTCGCCGACGACATGGACGTGCAGGTGATGATCCACACCGACACGCTCAACGAGAGCGGATTTGTCGAGAACACCGTCGCCGCCATGAAGGGCCGTACCATTCACGCCTTCCACACCGAAGGCGCCGGCGGCGGCCATGCGCCCGACATCATCAAGATCTGCGGTGAGGAGTTCGTCCTGCCCAGCTCCACCAACCCGACGCGGCCCTATACCGGCAACACGCTGGAAGAGCATCTCGACATGCTCATGGTCTGCCACCATCTCGACAAGTCGATCCCCGAGGATGTGGCCTTTGCCGAAAGCCGCATCCGGCGCGAGACCATCGCCGCCGAGGACATCCTGCACGACATGGGCGCGTTTTCGATCATCGCGTCGGACAGCCAGGCCATGGGCCGGGTGGGCGAGGTGATCATCCGCACCTGGCAGACCGCTGACAAGATGAAGAAGCAGCGCGGCAAGCTCGCCGAGGAGACCGGCGACAACGACAATTTCCGTGTCCGCCGCTATGTGGCGAAATACACCATCAACCCGGCCATCGCCCATGGCATCAGCCAGCACATCGGCTCTGTCGAAGAGGGCAAGCGCGCCGATCTGGTGCTGTGGAACCCGGCGTTTTTCGGAGTGAAGCCGGAAATGGTGCTGATGGGCGGCACCATCGTCTGTGCGCAGATGGGCGACCCCAACGCCTCGATCCCGACGCCGCAGCCGGTCTATTCGCGCCCCATGTTCGGCGCCTATGGCCGTTCGGTCGAAAACTCGGCGGTGATCTTCGTCTCCGAGGCGGCGCAGGCCGAGGGTATCGGCGAGACGCTGGGCATCGCCAAGCAGACGCTTGCGGTGCGCAATACCCGCGGCATCGGCAAGAAGGATCTGGTCCTGAACGACGCCACGCCGGAGATCGAGGTGCATCCCGAGACCTACGAGGTGCGCGCCGATGGCGAGCTGCTGACCTGCGAGCCGGCGACTGAGCTGCCGATGGCGCAGCGCTATTTCCTGTTCTGATCCGACAACAGGCGCGCTTCGCATGACACGGCTGTTCCTCTGCCTGCTGGCGCTGCCCTCGGTGGCATCGGCCGACTGTCCGACGGCGGCGGATCTCGACACCGGGATCCTGTTTCACCTGGCGGGCGGCGATACCGAGCTGTTCCGGCGCGAGGACGCGCAGACGGTGCGCTCGGTCTATCACTACGCGGAGGAGAACGCCGAGAGCCATGTGCTGCTGGGGCGCGGCATGTATGTGCTGGCCTATGGCGAGACGCAGGACGGCGAGCCGGTGCCGGACGGGCTGATGCGCTACGATTTCGGGCGCGCACCGGAAGAGATGCCGCTGCCCGAGCCCGAGGGCGGCTGGACGGCGGATGTCGAGGTGACCGCCGCCTGGGGCAGCGAGCACGAGGTGCAGATCTACAGTTTCGGGCCGCTCAGCCGGGTCAGCTTCGGCGATTGCAGCTATGATATGATCCCGGTCATCCAGTCCTACCGGCCCGATCCGCTGGACACGGTGGAATTCGTCAACTGGCTGCCGGAGCTCGGCCTCTCCTACCTGTCGCGCATTGCCGACCGGGAGGGCGAGGACCGCTACGACTACACCGGCATCGAGGCGGTGCACTGATGGCGGTCAAAGGTAGTTCAAAGTTAAACCATCTACCTATGCGCTCAGCGAAACGCGACTTTGCAGTTGCAGCATTTGTGGAGTCGGGCAGGATCGCTTACCTATTGGCCGTGGGAGGGGACCTAAACATCGGAAGGAAGGTTTCCCATGGCATTTCAAAGCGCCGTACATCATCACGAAGCACCGTTTTTCTCGCGCGTTCTGCACGCGATCGGTCACATGTTCGTCGCCATCGGCGAGTCGAACCCGCGCCTGAAACGCGTCGAAGCGCTTCAGCGTCTGTCCGACGCCGAGCTGGCCGAAAAGGGCCTGCGCCGCGAAGACATCGTGCGCCACGTTTTCCAGGATCTGTTCTACGTCTGATCCTGCGTCCGAGTTTCCGGATCGCCGCGCGCGCTGACGCGGGCGCCGTTCCAACCTGCCAAGGCCACGCACCCGGTGAGATCCGGGGCGTGGCCTTCTCTGTTTTGCGGCCCCCGCGCCGCGCGAAAGGAGCCGAGACATGACCACGCTGCCCACCAGCCACGAAATCCTCCGCAAGGGCCTCTGGGACGATGCCGCCGACACCGTCCGGCTGAGCTATGAGGACCGGTTCCTGCGCCGCAAGGTGCTGAAGGCGGCGTCGGGGCAGGGGTTTCTGGTCGATCTCGCCCATACCGAAAGCCTCGATCATGGCGATGCGTTCCGGCTCACCGACGGGCGCGCCGTGGCGGTGGAGGCGGCGGAGGAGCCGCTGCTGGCGGTGACCGGCGCCGATCTGCCGCGCATCGCCTGGCATATCGGCAACCGCCACACCCCCTGCCAGATCGAACAGGGCCGGCTGCTGATCCAGCGCGACCATGTGATCCGCGACATGCTGGAAAAGATCGGCGCCACGGTGGCGGAGGTCGACGAGCCCTTTACCCCCGAGGGCGGCGCCTATGGCCATGGCCGCACCCACGGGCACGACCATTCGCACAGCCACGGGCCCGAGGCGCATAGCCACGACGACGGCCACGGGCACAGCCACAGCCATGCCCATAGCCACGGATCGCACCCGCATACGCATGAGCACTGACGCGGCGCTGACCCTGCACCAGCTCTTCTCTCCGGCCTTCCCGGTCGGGGCCTTCGCCTATTCCCACGGGCTCGAAACCGTGGTGCAGGCGGGGCAGGTGGGCGATGCCGACAGCCTGCTGGCCTGGCTGGAGGCGGTGCTGCGCCACGGTGCCGGCTGGTCGGACGCGGTGCTGATGGCTCAGGCGGCACGGGGCGCGGATCCGGAAACGCTCTCCGAGCTGGGCCGCGCGCTCTCGCCCTCCGCCGAGCGGCGGCTGGAGACTGAGCAGCAGGGAAATGCCTTTGCCGCGACGGTTTCGGAGGTCTGGGGGCTGGAGATCCCGCCATCCCCCTATCCCGTGGCGGTCGGGCGCGCGGTGCGGGCGCTGGAACTGCCGCTGGCGGAGGCGCTGCGGCTCTACCTTCTGGCCTTTGCCTCCAACCTCGCGAGCGCCGGCGTGCGTCTGGTGCCGCTCGGCCAGACCGAGGGCCAGCGCGTGGTGGCGGCGCTGGCGCCGCTCTGCGCGGCGCTGGCAAAACAGGCGGAAGCGGCGGATCTCGACGAGGTCGGTGGCTTCGCACCGCTGATCGACATTGCCAGCCAGCGCCACGACATGCTCTATTCGCGGCTCTTCAGATCGTAACGGAGGTAAAGATGGCATCCCCGAACGGACCTTTGCGCGTGGGCCTCGGCGGCCCGGTGGGCGCCGGCAAGACCACGCTGACCGCGGCGCTCGCCCGGGCGCTGCGCGACCGGCTGTCCATGGCGGTGGTCACCAACGACATCTACACCCGCGAGGATGCCGAGGAACTGATGCGCCAGCAGGTGCTGCCGCTCGACCGCATCAAGGGGGTGGAGACCGGCGGCTGCCCGCATACCGCGATCCGCGAGGATGCCTCGATCAACCTTGCCGCCATTGCCGAGCTGAACGCGGCTTTCCCCGATCTCGACCTGATCCTGATCGAATCCGGGGGCGACAACCTCTCGGCGACCTTCTCGCCGGAACTGGCCGACGTGACGATCTATGTGATCGACACCGCCGCCGGCGAGGAGATCCCGCGCAAGGGCGGGCCGGCGATCACCAAATCCGACATCCTGGTGATCAACAAGACCGATCTCGCGCCTTATGTGGGCGCCTCGCTCGACGTGATGGAGCGCGACGCGACAAAGATGCGCGCCGGGCGGCCCTTTGTCTTTGCCTCGCTGCGCCAGGGGCAGGGGGTGGACGAGGTCGTCACGCTGCTGGCGCAGATCGGCGGGCTGCCCCTGGTCGAAGCCGCCGAGTAGCGCGACAGGCCATCGGTGAGGGTGATGCCATATGGCGCCACCTCATCTTGGCGTTCCTGCCGGTGGCGCGACAAGATATAGTCGCGCCGACTCAGTTACCGGAAAGGGATTCGTTCATGCCGCTCAGCCCCGAACAGCAGGCCGAAATCGACGCGCAGCGCGCCGCTCCGCAGCCGACCCTGCGCGCCGTGTCCGAGGGCATGGAGGCGCATCTCTATACCGCTCAGCCGGTGCTCGACCACGGCTTTGTGCGGGTGGTCGATTACATGGGCGACGACGCGGCGATCTGTCAGGCGGCGCGGGTTTCCTATGGCAAGGGCACCAAATCGGTCAGCAATGACGAGGGGCTGATCCGCTACCTGATGCGGCACTGGCACTCGACCCCGTTCGAGATGTGCGAGGTCAAGCTGCATGTGAAGCTGCCGATCTTTGTGGCGCGGCAGTGGATCCGTCACCGCACCGCCAATGTGAACGAATATTCCGCCCGCTATTCGATCCTCGATCGGGAATTCTATGTCCCCGCGCCCGAGCATCTGGCGGCGCAGTCCGAGGTCAACAACCAGGGCCGGGGCGCCGCGCTTTCGGGCGAAGAGGCCGAGCGCGTGCTGCGCTACCTGCGCGACGACGCGATGCGCAGCTACGACCATTACGAAGAGATGATCTCGACCGAGGGCCAGCAGGGGCTCGCGCGCGAGCTGGCGCGGATGAACCTGCCGGCGAATATCTACACCCAGTGGTACTGGAAGGTGGATCTGCACAACCTGCTGCATTTCCTGCGCCTGCGCGCCGATGCCCATGCGCAATACGAGATCCGCGTCTATGCGGATGCGATCTGCGAGATGGTCAAGGACTGGGTGCCCTTTGCCTATCGCGCCTTCGAGGATTACCGCATGGGCGGCGCGCAGCTCTCGCGCAGCGCGCTCGACTGTGTGCGCCGGATGCTCAAGGGCGAAGAGGTCACGCAGGAAAGCTCCGGCATGTCCAAGGGCGAGTGGCGCGAGTTCAAGGCGGTGCTCGACGGCGAGGCCTGAAGAGGCGCCGCATCCCTCCTTCCGCGGTCCCGGGACGATCTGACGGCGCGGCGCTCTCGACATCTGCGCCGGGCTGTCTAGGTTTCTAGGAAAGACCGTAAGGAGGTGTCACATGGGCATCCGGTATCTGCACACCATGGTCCGCGTGAAGGACCTGGAAAAATCTCTCGCATTCTACAAGCTTCTCGGGCTGAAGGAGCGCCGCCGCAGCGAAAGCGAAAAGGGCCGCTTCACCCTGGTTTTCCTCTGCCCGCCGGAACAGGATGACGGCACCGCGGATGTGGAGCTGACCTATAACTGGGACGGCGACGAGGGGCTGCCCTCGGATTCGCGGCATTTCGGCCATCTCGCCTATACCGTGCCGGATATCTACGAGATGTGTCAGACGCTCATGGACAATGGCGTGACCATCAACCGGCCGCCGCGCGACGGGCATATGGCCTTTGTGCGCTCGCCCGACAATGTGTCGATCGAGCTCTTGCAGCAGGGCGATGCGCTGCCGCCGCAGGAGCCCTGGGCGAGCATGGAAAATACAGGCCATTGGTAAGGGCCGCCGCCCTCCGGCTCGCGGCGCTGGCCGTTGTGGCGCTGACGCTTCTTCCGGGCGCGGCGCGGGCCGAGGGCTGCCGGCTGGCGCTGCTGCTGGCGCTCGATGTGTCGTCCTCGGTGGATGACAGCGAATACCGGCTGCAAAAACAGGGGCTGGCGGCGGCGCTGTCGGACCCGGACGTCAAGCGCTCGATCCTCGAAGGCGAGGGGCATGTCGCGCTGTCGGTCTATGAATGGAGCGGTCGGCGGCAGTCGACGCTGCTGCTCGACTGGATCCTGCTCTCCGATGAGGATGCGCTGAACCAGGCGGTGGGCACGATCCTTGCCGCGCCACGCAGCTACAACCGGTTTCCCACCGCGATGGGCTATGCGCTGGGCTACGGGGCCGGGTTGCTGGAGCAGGCGCCGCCCTGCGGGCGCAAGGTGATCGACGTCTCCGGCGACGGCATCACCAATGACGGGTTCCGCCCGCAGCAGGCTTATGCACATTTCCCCTTTCAGGGCGTGGTGGTGAACGGGCTGGCGGTGCTGGGGTCCGATCCGCGCGTGGTGGACTATTTTCGCGGAGAGGTGGCGCATGGCCCGGGCGCCTTTGTCGAGGTGGCCGAGGGCTATGAGGATTTTCGCCGCGCGATGACTCTGAAATTGTTCCGCGAACTCAATGACATGATCGTGGGTGTGCTACGGCCTTGACCCGTTGCCGCAGTGCCTTGTGAGGTGCGCTGCACCGATCGGGTTGTCGCGGGAGGTCTGATGCGGCATTGTGTCGCTGCGAATCCGTGCTAGGCTCCTCCTTCAGGGAGGACACCACATGCTGAATTTCTCGATCGGCCTGTTTCTGGGTTTGCTGATCATGGCGCCAGCCGTGAGCATTGTTCTATGCGCCGCGTCGCTGACGCGCCGGGCGGAAGGGCGTGAGACACGTCCGATCCGCCGGCGGCTTCTGATCGCGGGCGCCCCGGGGCGCTGAGCCGTTCAAGGACGGATCGCGCAACCGGCCTGCCGCCTTGGAGGAGGGGGCGGCGGGCCGGTCTGCGGGGTCAGTAGATATATCTGATCTGATCGGTCCAGAACCGTTCGAGCCGGCGCAGCGAGGTGTTGATGACATCGAGCCCGTCGAGATCGATCATGTTGCGCCCTTCCAGGCCCTCGGAGTGGCGTTCGAACAGCGATTGCACCATGTCGCGCACCTCGCGCCCCTGAGCGGTCAGCCGCACCCGTACCGAGCGTCGGTCAATCTCGCAGCGCTGGTGGTGCATATAGCCCATCTCGACCAGCTTCTTGAGATTGTAGCTGACATTGCTGCCCTGATAGTAGCCGCGCGATTTCAACTCGCCCGCCGTCACCTCGTTATCGCCGATATTGTAGAGGAGCAGCGCCTGCACCGCGTTGATCTCGATAACCCCGGTGCGCTCGAACTCGTCCTTGATCACGTCGAGCAGCAGCCGGTGCAGCCGCTCGACCAGGGACAGCGTTTCAAGGTACCCGGCCATGTAGCCGCTGAGCGGCCTGTTTCCCATGGAGGCATGAATGCTCATAACCGTCTCCGCCTGTATTCGTTGACAGGCAGGTTTGCGGCAAAAAGACGAACAATCGGTTAAATCGCCTAAGATACTTGGAAAACCGCAGATTTCCGCGCGTCAGCGGTTGCAGGCGGTCGTGGCGATATCGTCAATCAGCCCGCGCAGGGCATCGGGCGCCGGGCGCTGGCCCGAAACCCACTGATAGAGATCCTGGTCGTTCTCCTCCAGCAGCGCCTCGTAAGCGTCGAGCTGCGCCGCATCCATCTGCGCCAGCTTCGCCTCGGAATAGCGCATGAGGATGATGTCCATCTCCTTGATGCCGCGCCGCATGGAACGCATCGACAGCCGTTTCAGGCGGTGTTCCGGAGTTTCGCTCATGCCTCTTCCTTCAGCAGCTGGCGCAGGGTCTTTTCCAGCCGTCCCAGCCGGTCGCCGGCGGTCTGGATCTGGGTCTTGAGCGCGCGGATCTCCAGCAGCGCCTCGTTGATATCCGCGGGCAGGGTGCCGCCATCGCCCTCGGGCGCCGCGAGCCCCTCGCCCTCGCCGGTGAGCAGCCAGCCCATCGACACGTTGAGCAGCCCGGCCAGCATCTGCAACTTGTTGGCGCGGGGCTCCGAGAGATCGTTTTCCCAGCCCTGAAGCGTCTTGAGCTTGATGCCCATGCGCCGCGCCAGTTTCTCCTGGCCCATGCCCGCGGCCTCGCGCGAGGCCGCAATGCGGTCGCCGAAGGTGGCGGCGTCGGGGCCGTACCAGTCTGTTGTGTCGTTCATCTCGCTCTCCTCCGGCCTCCCGGGCCGTTTCCCTCGCGGTGGAAGCCGCTTGAACGGGTGCTGGGCGCACCCTATGACAGTCGGGACCCCAATTCAAACGGTGCCCCCATGGCTTTTCTCTCCGATACCCTCGCCCGTGTGAAACCCTCGCCCACGGTGGCCGTCACCCAGCTCGCCAACGAGCTGAAGGCGCAGGGCAAGGATGTCATTGGACTCGGTGCCGGCGAGCCCGATTTTGACACGCCCGACAATATCAAGGAGGCGGCGATTGCGGCCATCCATGCGGGAAAAACGAAATACACCGCGCCGGACGGGATCATCGAGCTGAAACAGGCGATCTGCGCCAAGTTCAAGCGCGAGAACGGGCTCGATTACGAGCCCGCGCAGATCAGCGTCTCCACCGGCGGCAAGCAGGTTCTCTACAATGCCTTCATGGCAACGCTGAACCCCGGCGACGAGGTGATCATCCCGGCGCCCTACTGGGTGAGCTATCCCGACATGGTGCTGCTCGGGCAGGGTACGCCGGTGATCGTCGAGGGCAAGCCCGAGCTCGGTTACAAGATCACGCCCGAGATGCTGGAAGCGGCGATCACGCCGAAAACCAAGTGGTTCCTGTTCAACTCGCCGTCGAACCCCACCGGCGCCGGCTATTCCCGCGCCGAGCTGAAAGCGCTGACCGATGTGCTGATGCGGCACCCGCATGTCTGGGTGATGACCGACGACATGTACGAGCATCTGGCCTATGACGGGTTCGAATTCTGCACCCCCGCGCAGGTGGAGCCGGCGCTCTACGACCGCACGCTGACCTGCAACGGCGTCTCCAAGGCCTATGCCATGACCGGCTGGCGCATCGGCTATGCCGGCGGGCCGAAGGAGCTTATCGCGGCGATGCGCAAGATCCAGTCGCAATCGACCACCAACCCCTGCTCGATCAGCCAGTGGGCGGCGGTCGAGGCGCTGACCCGGCCGCAGGACTTCCTCGTTGAATGGGTCGAGGTCTTCAAACGCCGCCGCAATCTGGTGGTTTCGGCGCTGAACGCCATCGAGGGGATCGAGTGCCCGACCCCGGAGGGCGCGTTCTACGTCTACCCGTCGATCGCCGGGCTGCTGGGCAAGACTTCGGCCGGCGGCACGCTCATCGAGAATGACGAGACCTTCGCCAGGGCGCTGCTCGAAGAGGCGGGTGTCGCGGTGGTGTTCGGCGCGGCCTTTGGCCTCTCGCCCAATTTCCGCATCTCCTACGCGACCTCCGACGCGGCGCTGGAAGAGGCCTGCAACCGCATCGCGGCCTTCTGCGAGGGGCTGGTATAAGCCGGCCTCCGGGCCGGTTTCCGTAACCGAATGGAGCGAGGTATGGCGGGTGAATTGCCGGAATATTACTTTCGGGTGCGCGACAATGGCGCGCTGGTGTTCCGTGTCGATCTGGAGAATCGTCAGCGACGGATCGAGATGGATCAGATCGCCGTGGTCAATCTCAACCGCGACGAGATCAAGCCGCATGGTGACCGGGCGCTGAGCGAGGCCGATCTCGCGGCGATCCGGTCCTGGATGAGCGAGCGCAAAGCGCTGCTCGCCCTGCGCGATATCGACGATATCCACCGCGCCATCGACCATCTCAACATGACCGCGCAATGGGCGCAGTCGCGCGCCAGCGACGACCAGCTCGACGCGGTGACCGACGATCTCTTGCTGGCGATGCATGATCTGCGCTCTGTGCTCGTGCGCAAAAAGGCCGAGCGTCTGACGAAAGACTGAGCTTAGGTGCCGGATTTCGCATGCCAATCGAGGCATTTTCGGGGCGCTGTGCGCAAAACGGAAACGATACGCGGGAATCCGGACAATTCATTGACTTAAAAGGCGGGACTGCTACGCTGCGGCGAAGAATAATTTCCGATCACTTCGGTTTCTCGGGGGACACCATGCGCGCATCCGTTTTTCTCGCCGCCGCCGCGGCTCTGTCGATTTCCGCCTCGCAGGCCATGGCCTGGGGCGACATGTATATGGGCGATGCCACCGCCGATCCCAGCCGCCAGCCGCTGGTGCAGGCCTATCCGTCGGCCAATTACTGCCCCGCCGGCAAACAGCCGGTGATCATCGGCGGCGTGATCTGCTGCGGCGTGCCGACGGCGGGCACCTACTACAATCCGGCCTCCTATGCCCGCAAGACGATCAAGAAGAGCGCGCCGGCCAAATCCTACATGCCCCGCGCCTATGCGCCCGAGGGCGAAAAGGGCGTCGTCTACAAGTAATTCCGGCGCCTTCGGGCCCTTGGCAAAACCGGAGAGGCCGCGTATACGCGCGGCCTGAACCATTTCCGGGGATCCGACCATGCAGGGCAGTGCCAATCTCAACATCATGATCAAGGCGGCGCGCAAGGCGGGCCGCTCGCTGGTGAAGGATTTCCGCGAGGTCGAGAACCTTCAGGTCTCGATGAAGGGCGCGGGCGATTTCGTCAGCAAGGCCGATATCGCCGCCGAGGCGATCCTCAAGGAAGAGCTGCTGGGCGCGCGGCCGACCTATGGCTGGCTCGGCGAGGAGGGCGGCGGCCAGGACGGCGCCGATCCGACGCGCCGCTGGATCGTCGATCCGCTCGACGGCACCACCAACTTTCTGCACGGGCTGCCGCACTGGGCGATCTCCATCGCGCTGGAGCACAAGGGCCAGATCGTCGCCGGCGTGGTCTTCGACCCGGCCAAGGACGAGATGTTCTATGCCGAGAAGGGCAATGGCGCCTGGCTCAACGATTCCCGCCGGCTGCGGGTCTCGGGGCGGTCGCGGATGATCGAGGCGATCTTTGCCACCGGCGTGCCCTTTGCCGCGAAAAAGACCCTGCCGGCGACGCTGAAGGATCTCGCCCGGCTGATGCCGGAATGCGCCGGTGTGCGGCGCTGGGGGGCGGCGGCGCTGGATCTCGCCTACGTGGCGGCGGGCCGCTACGATGGCTACTGGGAGCGCGAGCTGAACCTCTGGGACATCGCCGCGGGCTATCTCATCGCGCAGGAGGCCGGCGCGCTGGTCGACGCGGTCCGCGAGGGGCAGGCGCCGCTTGAGGCGGGCACGATCCTCTGCGCCAACAATGCGATCTTCGACAGCTTCGCCAAGGTGATCCGCGAGAGCTGACCGGCGCGGCCCCCGGCGGCGCGGTCGGGAGGTTTTGCGTATTTCAAAAGAGAAGACGCCAGGGGCAGTGCGCAGCTCTTGGCGTCTTTTCTTTGACGAACACGCCCGCCGGAGGGCGTCCGTCGCGTGCCGCGGGCTCAGCGGTCGGAGGGGTGGTTGACGCCGTCTTCCCAGCGGATCGGCTCGTACTCCGCCGGGTTCACGCCTTCGATGGCGCCCATATTGACCCCGTATTCGTTCGGGTTCGAGCGGCGCTGGTGATACATGTAATTGCCGCAGACCGAGCAG
The window above is part of the Salipiger abyssi genome. Proteins encoded here:
- the ureC gene encoding urease subunit alpha is translated as MPATISRADYAAMFGPTTGDRLRLADTDLIIEVERDLTAELVGAAGGGNGPVYGEEVKFGGGKVIRDGMGQSQTTRADGAVDTVITNALIVDHSGIYKADVGLRDGRIHKIGKAGNPDTQPGVNIVVGPGTEVIAGEGRILTAGGMDSHIHFICPQQIEDALHSGLTTMLGGGTGPAHGTLATTCTPGAWHIGRMMQAADAFPMNLAFAGKGNASLPLALAEQIKAGACCLKLHEDWGTTPGAIDTCLSVADDMDVQVMIHTDTLNESGFVENTVAAMKGRTIHAFHTEGAGGGHAPDIIKICGEEFVLPSSTNPTRPYTGNTLEEHLDMLMVCHHLDKSIPEDVAFAESRIRRETIAAEDILHDMGAFSIIASDSQAMGRVGEVIIRTWQTADKMKKQRGKLAEETGDNDNFRVRRYVAKYTINPAIAHGISQHIGSVEEGKRADLVLWNPAFFGVKPEMVLMGGTIVCAQMGDPNASIPTPQPVYSRPMFGAYGRSVENSAVIFVSEAAQAEGIGETLGIAKQTLAVRNTRGIGKKDLVLNDATPEIEVHPETYEVRADGELLTCEPATELPMAQRYFLF
- a CDS encoding urease accessory protein UreF yields the protein MSTDAALTLHQLFSPAFPVGAFAYSHGLETVVQAGQVGDADSLLAWLEAVLRHGAGWSDAVLMAQAARGADPETLSELGRALSPSAERRLETEQQGNAFAATVSEVWGLEIPPSPYPVAVGRAVRALELPLAEALRLYLLAFASNLASAGVRLVPLGQTEGQRVVAALAPLCAALAKQAEAADLDEVGGFAPLIDIASQRHDMLYSRLFRS
- a CDS encoding c-type cytochrome; this translates as MKLKAFATSVASLGSLAVAATAEPDLARGEYLVRGPAGCGNCHTPLGPDGPVPGMELAGRLVDKNPVFTAYAPNITPASRIADWSDAELARAIREGLRPDGSLIGPPMPFAMYRGLGDDDLASIVAFLRTLAPVENEVPPSEYNIPLPPAYGPPVETVTAPPQGVTVAYGAYLAGPVAHCMECHSPMGPQGPMTDPAHLGQGGFEFHGPWGTSIAANLTSHEDGLAGYSDAELKAMIAEGKRTDGSEMLPPMPYGYLAGMTPEDLDAVILYLRSLPPLPDA
- a CDS encoding DUF1194 domain-containing protein, translating into MVRAAALRLAALAVVALTLLPGAARAEGCRLALLLALDVSSSVDDSEYRLQKQGLAAALSDPDVKRSILEGEGHVALSVYEWSGRRQSTLLLDWILLSDEDALNQAVGTILAAPRSYNRFPTAMGYALGYGAGLLEQAPPCGRKVIDVSGDGITNDGFRPQQAYAHFPFQGVVVNGLAVLGSDPRVVDYFRGEVAHGPGAFVEVAEGYEDFRRAMTLKLFRELNDMIVGVLRP
- the ureG gene encoding urease accessory protein UreG, which produces MASPNGPLRVGLGGPVGAGKTTLTAALARALRDRLSMAVVTNDIYTREDAEELMRQQVLPLDRIKGVETGGCPHTAIREDASINLAAIAELNAAFPDLDLILIESGGDNLSATFSPELADVTIYVIDTAAGEEIPRKGGPAITKSDILVINKTDLAPYVGASLDVMERDATKMRAGRPFVFASLRQGQGVDEVVTLLAQIGGLPLVEAAE
- a CDS encoding DUF1127 domain-containing protein, yielding MAFQSAVHHHEAPFFSRVLHAIGHMFVAIGESNPRLKRVEALQRLSDAELAEKGLRREDIVRHVFQDLFYV
- the thyX gene encoding FAD-dependent thymidylate synthase yields the protein MPLSPEQQAEIDAQRAAPQPTLRAVSEGMEAHLYTAQPVLDHGFVRVVDYMGDDAAICQAARVSYGKGTKSVSNDEGLIRYLMRHWHSTPFEMCEVKLHVKLPIFVARQWIRHRTANVNEYSARYSILDREFYVPAPEHLAAQSEVNNQGRGAALSGEEAERVLRYLRDDAMRSYDHYEEMISTEGQQGLARELARMNLPANIYTQWYWKVDLHNLLHFLRLRADAHAQYEIRVYADAICEMVKDWVPFAYRAFEDYRMGGAQLSRSALDCVRRMLKGEEVTQESSGMSKGEWREFKAVLDGEA
- a CDS encoding urease accessory protein UreE, which gives rise to MTTLPTSHEILRKGLWDDAADTVRLSYEDRFLRRKVLKAASGQGFLVDLAHTESLDHGDAFRLTDGRAVAVEAAEEPLLAVTGADLPRIAWHIGNRHTPCQIEQGRLLIQRDHVIRDMLEKIGATVAEVDEPFTPEGGAYGHGRTHGHDHSHSHGPEAHSHDDGHGHSHSHAHSHGSHPHTHEH
- a CDS encoding VOC family protein, producing MGIRYLHTMVRVKDLEKSLAFYKLLGLKERRRSESEKGRFTLVFLCPPEQDDGTADVELTYNWDGDEGLPSDSRHFGHLAYTVPDIYEMCQTLMDNGVTINRPPRDGHMAFVRSPDNVSIELLQQGDALPPQEPWASMENTGHW
- a CDS encoding MarR family winged helix-turn-helix transcriptional regulator, with the translated sequence MSIHASMGNRPLSGYMAGYLETLSLVERLHRLLLDVIKDEFERTGVIEINAVQALLLYNIGDNEVTAGELKSRGYYQGSNVSYNLKKLVEMGYMHHQRCEIDRRSVRVRLTAQGREVRDMVQSLFERHSEGLEGRNMIDLDGLDVINTSLRRLERFWTDQIRYIY